The following are encoded together in the Dyella terrae genome:
- a CDS encoding glucokinase: MATDHSNRLTGIPAAPFLAADIGGTHGRVALMRASHDGAGGVQTLAYRVFVCAEFPMLSELLQAFIDADVKIPVKHCVLACAGQIMGNEVVNDNLPWPIHLPQLRHVLGLEEVAVLNDFEALAYALDDASADGGRHLCGPATPTGGPTLVIGPGTGLGAAVHIPAAGGGFVLGTEAGQMDFAPNSLRERQILAHLAPDGGYVPFEHVVSGPGLLAVYVALCAMHGDAPKLAAPEAVTKAAMKGDDAQAVEAVEIFCASLGSFAGNLAMTFMATGGVFLAGGFLSSIFELLERSAFEERFLHGRSARALLSQIPVRVTEHGLRGVHGAAKWYLRHSVPGVGAPMPIAAGGAGA; this comes from the coding sequence GTGGCAACAGATCATTCAAACCGACTGACGGGGATTCCGGCGGCGCCGTTTCTGGCGGCCGATATTGGCGGCACGCATGGGCGTGTTGCGCTGATGCGCGCCTCGCACGATGGCGCCGGCGGAGTACAGACGCTCGCCTATCGCGTATTCGTTTGCGCGGAGTTTCCGATGCTGTCGGAACTGCTGCAGGCCTTTATCGACGCCGACGTGAAGATCCCGGTGAAGCACTGCGTACTCGCTTGCGCCGGCCAGATCATGGGCAACGAGGTGGTGAACGACAACCTTCCCTGGCCTATTCACCTGCCGCAACTGCGTCACGTGCTGGGGCTGGAAGAAGTTGCCGTACTCAACGATTTCGAGGCGTTGGCGTATGCACTCGATGACGCTTCTGCCGACGGCGGGCGCCACTTGTGCGGGCCCGCCACACCTACCGGCGGCCCGACCCTGGTGATTGGGCCAGGCACTGGCCTCGGTGCAGCGGTACACATCCCCGCCGCAGGCGGCGGCTTCGTGCTGGGAACCGAAGCTGGCCAGATGGATTTCGCACCAAACTCGCTTCGCGAACGGCAGATTCTTGCCCACCTGGCGCCGGATGGCGGCTATGTACCGTTCGAGCACGTCGTGTCGGGTCCGGGCCTGCTGGCGGTCTACGTGGCACTGTGCGCCATGCATGGAGACGCGCCGAAGCTGGCAGCGCCCGAAGCCGTCACCAAGGCAGCCATGAAAGGCGACGATGCCCAAGCAGTGGAAGCCGTGGAGATCTTCTGCGCCTCATTGGGAAGTTTTGCCGGCAACCTCGCGATGACCTTCATGGCTACCGGCGGCGTCTTTCTGGCCGGCGGCTTCCTGTCATCCATTTTCGAGCTGCTCGAGCGAAGCGCCTTCGAGGAGCGATTCCTGCATGGGCGCAGTGCGCGCGCATTGCTCTCCCAGATACCAGTACGGGTAACCGAACACGGCCTCCGCGGCGTACACGGCGCAGCCAAGTGGTATCTCAGGCATAGCGTGCCCGGCGTGGGCGCGCCGATGCCCATCGCGGCAGGCGGGGCCGGCGCATGA
- a CDS encoding glycoside hydrolase family 76 protein, whose product MKLEAIRIRVRTWLVVVSLIITSATLPSIAAEQIYPANPQADGSTAVARARVAADVLMSSYDPNKAWFPSSWWNSAVALQTIGDYMQRTGDRRYLGQLDNTFEKDKGVFPAGVLSGDPLLGNFTSRAIDDSEWWGLAWVQAYDLTRNPKYLDMAVTIANYVDGYWDTSTCGGGVWWNAERTYKNAVTNGLWIRLTAELHNRIPGDHVWLTRSRTAWAWFQGSGMINANGLVNDGLTDSCTNNGQTVWTYNQGMAIGAGLELWRATRDPQILASVRRLADAAIAPNALVTDGILTESCDAADQTCDDNGKQFKGIFMRYWTDLVDTTRDRQYAAFLDAQAEGIWNNDRDAAGRLGTRWSGATSDDHPNVFDWRTQASALSALVGDVPALTPLASLAATMSPAQPVVMPSASGATAIAIDLRASATGFFPLQALASIDPPAGWNISPRASLIRLQPHGNAAPASDTLSLKVTVPSSATDGHHLITANLAAIGLHFTTQADVLIAHKIDFDTGTVNETPWLFDPDGSQSNGVQNRFADGTAHFTYRFPFPADTTSAQVILTIDNEFMVQVSTDNVHWTTVLQEMQPITDGSNKAARGIDLTPYLGVATDGAKPIYLKVSDAFPNDGWGGRVYHVTANIVE is encoded by the coding sequence ATGAAGCTCGAAGCCATACGCATACGAGTTCGGACATGGCTGGTTGTAGTCAGCCTGATCATCACAAGCGCCACCCTCCCTTCGATCGCTGCCGAACAAATCTATCCGGCCAATCCACAAGCCGACGGGTCGACAGCCGTCGCCCGCGCGCGAGTGGCGGCGGACGTATTGATGAGCTCCTACGACCCGAACAAGGCCTGGTTTCCGTCGAGCTGGTGGAATTCGGCGGTAGCACTGCAAACCATCGGCGACTACATGCAGCGTACCGGTGATCGCCGTTATCTCGGCCAGCTCGACAACACCTTCGAAAAAGACAAAGGCGTATTTCCTGCCGGCGTACTGTCAGGAGATCCCCTGCTGGGCAACTTCACCAGCCGAGCCATCGATGATTCCGAGTGGTGGGGCCTTGCATGGGTGCAAGCCTATGACCTGACGAGGAACCCGAAATACCTGGATATGGCCGTCACCATCGCCAATTACGTCGACGGCTACTGGGACACAAGCACCTGCGGTGGTGGCGTGTGGTGGAATGCGGAGCGCACGTACAAGAACGCCGTCACCAACGGTTTGTGGATACGACTCACTGCCGAATTGCACAACCGGATTCCGGGTGACCACGTGTGGCTGACCCGATCCCGCACTGCCTGGGCGTGGTTTCAGGGCAGCGGCATGATCAATGCCAACGGCCTGGTCAACGACGGCCTCACTGATTCCTGCACCAACAATGGCCAGACTGTGTGGACCTACAACCAAGGCATGGCGATAGGTGCCGGCCTGGAACTATGGCGTGCCACCAGAGATCCGCAGATTCTGGCAAGCGTGCGACGCCTGGCTGATGCAGCGATCGCTCCGAACGCATTGGTGACCGATGGCATCCTCACCGAGAGCTGTGATGCTGCGGACCAGACCTGTGATGACAACGGCAAACAGTTCAAGGGCATTTTCATGCGCTACTGGACTGACCTTGTCGACACCACCCGCGATCGCCAGTACGCGGCATTTCTCGACGCACAGGCAGAAGGCATCTGGAACAACGATCGCGATGCCGCCGGCCGGCTTGGTACGCGCTGGTCCGGCGCCACCAGCGACGACCACCCCAATGTATTCGATTGGCGCACTCAGGCCAGCGCGCTCAGCGCCCTGGTCGGCGATGTACCGGCATTGACGCCACTGGCGTCGTTGGCCGCGACGATGTCTCCGGCACAGCCGGTGGTCATGCCGTCCGCGTCAGGTGCCACTGCTATTGCGATCGATCTCCGTGCCTCGGCGACCGGATTTTTCCCGCTGCAAGCGCTCGCCTCCATCGACCCACCTGCCGGGTGGAATATCTCCCCGCGAGCCAGTCTGATACGCCTGCAGCCGCACGGTAACGCCGCCCCAGCAAGCGACACGCTTTCACTGAAAGTGACCGTGCCGAGTTCCGCAACTGACGGGCATCACCTGATCACCGCAAACCTCGCCGCGATCGGACTGCACTTCACTACCCAGGCCGATGTGCTGATCGCGCACAAGATCGACTTCGACACTGGCACGGTCAACGAGACCCCGTGGCTGTTCGACCCCGACGGCTCGCAGAGCAACGGCGTGCAGAACCGCTTCGCCGACGGCACGGCCCACTTCACGTATCGATTTCCCTTCCCGGCCGATACCACCTCGGCGCAAGTCATCCTCACCATCGACAACGAATTCATGGTGCAAGTCAGCACCGACAACGTGCACTGGACAACCGTGCTGCAAGAGATGCAGCCGATCACCGACGGCTCGAACAAGGCCGCTCGCGGCATCGATCTGACACCATACCTTGGCGTCGCCACCGATGGCGCCAAGCCGATTTACCTCAAGGTGTCCGATGCCTTCCCCAATGATGGCTGGGGTGGTCGCGTGTATCACGTCACGGCGAATATCGTGGAGTAG
- a CDS encoding asparagine synthase-related protein, with amino-acid sequence MLKAEIALHDLSCHPSWNNGVLAIGDSWVKPHLHAALETLFVCTEGQWLLVVRERHATASTSEMDITGPVSAERFDEIYRACLVWPLDYVMVEVAQAGHRMRVRSGAYGVAPVYCRTTTNALAISWDLADFLAPPLSMNIDIASHFLALGSIYSAQHICSGITMLTERASVFVEPGKARYQYPAAVDMAVASPAQLDADEAEEAFGKLLHGIVMARPAVANEIAVELSGGMDSATVASALTKAYGAVASRGILLSGDERTIQVERREKIAQRLGLRDQTVDIDAHLPTLDLQPGERMVYPHAELYIEAFDNLSGSAKAQGRELLFTGVGGDELFPAYQDEAVQKTGTDGSLVGDAREYAGKLLTPRARSAIQSSRMFDAPTGPVPVSSLLAGACQAPHMLRHGLWPVNPLSDPRLVAFCHRLPRASRHGRATMRGYLGTRLGDDVFPLHYVKETFARVLPELISRHAKTLASQLRECALADLGLVDHRAALALLNQVATTRSDAPAAPLIAFLWLERFARQLSRGSEINAVGSGRVFKSA; translated from the coding sequence ATGCTCAAGGCTGAGATCGCGCTGCATGACTTGTCATGCCATCCGAGTTGGAATAATGGCGTGCTGGCGATAGGAGATAGCTGGGTAAAGCCTCACCTGCATGCTGCGTTGGAAACGCTGTTTGTATGTACGGAGGGGCAGTGGTTACTGGTGGTTCGCGAACGTCACGCCACTGCATCTACGTCTGAGATGGACATCACCGGCCCCGTCAGTGCGGAGCGGTTCGATGAAATCTACCGCGCATGCCTCGTGTGGCCTCTCGATTACGTGATGGTCGAGGTGGCACAGGCAGGGCATCGGATGAGGGTCCGGTCAGGTGCCTACGGTGTCGCTCCTGTCTATTGCCGCACGACAACGAACGCGCTGGCGATCTCCTGGGACCTGGCCGATTTTCTTGCGCCCCCTCTTTCGATGAATATCGACATTGCGAGCCACTTTCTCGCGCTCGGCTCGATCTACTCCGCGCAGCACATCTGCTCCGGTATCACGATGCTTACCGAGCGAGCGTCGGTTTTTGTGGAGCCTGGCAAGGCGCGCTATCAATACCCTGCTGCGGTCGATATGGCCGTGGCGTCGCCAGCGCAACTGGATGCGGATGAGGCGGAGGAGGCCTTCGGGAAGCTCCTGCACGGCATCGTGATGGCGCGCCCCGCAGTGGCCAATGAGATCGCCGTCGAACTCAGCGGCGGTATGGACTCGGCGACGGTTGCCAGCGCATTGACGAAAGCCTATGGCGCGGTTGCCAGTCGCGGAATCCTGCTGAGTGGTGATGAGCGCACGATCCAGGTGGAGCGGCGCGAGAAGATCGCTCAGCGGCTCGGTCTGCGTGATCAAACCGTGGATATCGATGCTCATCTGCCGACGCTCGATCTCCAGCCGGGCGAGCGAATGGTGTATCCGCACGCCGAGTTGTACATCGAGGCGTTCGATAATCTTTCGGGGAGCGCAAAAGCGCAGGGGCGCGAACTGCTCTTTACTGGTGTGGGTGGCGACGAGCTTTTCCCCGCCTATCAGGACGAGGCCGTACAAAAGACGGGCACCGATGGCTCGCTGGTGGGAGATGCGAGAGAGTACGCGGGCAAGCTGCTGACGCCACGCGCGCGGTCCGCCATTCAATCGTCACGCATGTTCGATGCACCCACCGGGCCCGTGCCGGTCTCTTCGTTGCTTGCGGGCGCTTGCCAGGCGCCTCATATGCTTCGGCATGGTCTATGGCCGGTTAATCCCCTAAGTGATCCCCGGCTGGTGGCCTTTTGCCATCGGCTTCCGCGTGCAAGCCGACATGGCCGCGCCACGATGCGGGGGTATCTAGGTACGCGCCTTGGTGACGACGTTTTCCCTTTGCACTATGTCAAGGAGACGTTCGCGCGCGTGCTTCCCGAGCTGATCTCGCGGCACGCAAAAACATTGGCGTCCCAATTGCGCGAGTGCGCGCTGGCGGACCTCGGCCTTGTTGATCACCGCGCCGCACTGGCGTTGCTGAATCAGGTGGCGACTACGCGTAGTGATGCGCCGGCGGCGCCACTGATCGCCTTCCTTTGGCTGGAGAGATTCGCCCGGCAGCTGAGCAGAGGTTCGGAAATCAATGCGGTGGGGAGCGGGCGGGTATTCAAATCTGCATGA
- the dgoD gene encoding galactonate dehydratase has translation MKITRLTTFLVPPRWCFLRIDTDEGISGWGEPVLEGRAHTVAAAVDELSDYLIGKDPRHIEDLWNVMYRGGFYRGGPVLMSAIAGIDQALWDIKGKDLGQPVHALLGGLVRQRIRVYSWIGGDRPADTAAAAKAAVERGFTAVKMNGPEELHYVDSYDKVTRVLENVQAVRDAVGPNIGLGVDFHGRVHKPMAKVLMRELAPFKLMFIEEPVLSDHLEALPELASISPAPIALGERLYTRYDFKRVLQIGGVDIIQPDPSHAGGITETRKIAAMAEAYDVALALHCPLGPIALAANLQLDGVCHNAFIQEQSLGIHYNTGNDLLDYVTDRSVFAYNDGYVDIPTGPGLGIAVNEDYVTERAKVGHRWHNPVWRHADGSVAEW, from the coding sequence ATGAAGATTACCCGCCTGACCACCTTCCTGGTCCCGCCGCGCTGGTGCTTCCTTCGCATCGACACGGACGAGGGCATCAGCGGCTGGGGCGAACCGGTACTGGAAGGCCGCGCACACACCGTCGCCGCCGCCGTGGACGAACTGTCGGACTACCTGATAGGCAAGGATCCACGCCACATCGAGGATCTGTGGAACGTGATGTACCGCGGCGGCTTCTATCGCGGCGGCCCCGTGCTCATGAGCGCCATCGCCGGCATCGACCAGGCGCTGTGGGACATCAAGGGCAAGGATCTTGGTCAACCCGTGCACGCATTGCTCGGCGGCTTGGTGCGCCAACGCATCCGTGTGTACTCGTGGATCGGCGGCGACCGACCGGCCGATACCGCCGCTGCCGCGAAGGCCGCCGTAGAGCGTGGTTTCACCGCAGTAAAAATGAATGGCCCTGAGGAGCTGCATTACGTCGACAGCTACGACAAGGTCACACGCGTACTGGAGAACGTGCAGGCTGTGCGCGATGCAGTGGGCCCCAACATCGGCCTCGGCGTGGACTTCCATGGCCGCGTACACAAGCCGATGGCCAAGGTACTGATGCGTGAACTGGCCCCGTTCAAACTGATGTTCATCGAGGAGCCCGTGCTCTCCGATCACCTGGAAGCACTGCCGGAGCTGGCTTCCATCTCACCCGCGCCCATTGCGCTGGGCGAACGCCTGTACACACGCTACGACTTCAAGCGTGTGCTGCAGATAGGTGGTGTCGACATCATTCAGCCCGATCCTTCACACGCGGGTGGCATCACCGAAACGCGCAAGATCGCCGCGATGGCCGAAGCCTACGACGTAGCGCTCGCCCTGCACTGCCCGCTTGGCCCTATCGCCTTGGCAGCCAACCTGCAGCTTGATGGTGTTTGCCACAACGCTTTCATCCAGGAGCAGAGCCTGGGGATTCACTACAACACTGGCAACGACTTACTGGACTACGTGACCGATCGCAGCGTATTCGCCTACAACGATGGCTACGTGGATATCCCCACCGGCCCCGGCCTTGGCATTGCAGTGAACGAAGACTACGTCACCGAGCGCGCCAAAGTAGGCCACCGCTGGCACAACCCAGTGTGGCGCCACGCCGACGGGAGCGTGGCCGAGTGGTAA
- a CDS encoding 2-dehydro-3-deoxy-6-phosphogalactonate aldolase has translation MQFRDWLDPLPLVAILRGLRPDEAVAIGTAIADAGLRIIEVPLNSPQPLESIRRLHAALGERCLIGAGTVLTPAAVEEVAAAGGRVIVMPHADTAVIAAAKRAGLFCVPGVSTPTEAFAALHAGADGLKAFPAELVTPAVLRAWRAVLPNSTPLLPVGGITPAGMQVYLDAGATGFGLGSALYKPGQDAATVSAAAQTFARAWPSHT, from the coding sequence ATGCAGTTCCGCGACTGGCTGGATCCGCTGCCATTGGTAGCCATATTGCGCGGCCTTCGTCCCGACGAAGCGGTCGCCATCGGCACCGCCATTGCCGATGCAGGCCTGCGCATTATCGAAGTACCCCTTAATTCGCCGCAGCCGCTGGAGAGCATCCGCCGGTTACATGCCGCACTCGGCGAGCGCTGCCTGATCGGCGCGGGCACCGTGCTCACGCCCGCAGCGGTGGAGGAAGTTGCCGCCGCAGGCGGCCGAGTGATCGTCATGCCGCACGCCGACACGGCGGTGATCGCCGCTGCCAAACGCGCAGGTCTGTTCTGTGTACCCGGGGTATCAACGCCCACTGAAGCCTTCGCCGCACTGCACGCCGGCGCTGACGGGCTTAAGGCCTTCCCCGCCGAACTCGTCACTCCTGCAGTACTGCGCGCGTGGCGCGCAGTACTTCCGAACAGCACACCTCTGTTGCCCGTAGGTGGCATCACGCCCGCCGGCATGCAGGTCTATCTCGATGCCGGCGCCACGGGTTTCGGCCTGGGTTCCGCCCTCTACAAGCCCGGCCAGGATGCGGCCACGGTCAGCGCTGCCGCGCAGACCTTCGCTCGCGCCTGGCCCAGCCATACCTAA
- a CDS encoding 2-dehydro-3-deoxygalactonokinase, which produces MMRLIGLDWGTSSLRAFLFDAHGEVSERRHRTWGVRQLPHGGFAGALADVLAGWPTGLPLLSAGMVGSRQGWLEVPYINAPADLGALAAGIRSVDAGDGRSLHIVPGVRDVTGPDVMRGEETQVFGALPSDATGERTLVLPGTHSKWVTTHDGRITHITTLMTGELFALLRHHSILSAVVSDGENSDIDTEAFDAGVRAARDSGEAGALLRLFSARTLVLDGQLSPTSVPSYLSGLMIGEEWRIASTQGWLHADAPPLLVGDTAQRTLYHRAAALFGIHPIDAADDAAARGLWRLAIAARLLEPDTSLAGISH; this is translated from the coding sequence ATGATGCGACTGATCGGCCTGGACTGGGGCACCTCCAGCCTGCGCGCCTTCCTGTTCGACGCCCATGGCGAGGTCAGCGAACGCCGCCATCGCACCTGGGGTGTCCGCCAACTTCCCCATGGCGGCTTTGCAGGCGCGCTGGCTGACGTACTCGCCGGCTGGCCAACCGGCCTGCCACTACTGAGTGCCGGCATGGTTGGCAGCCGTCAGGGCTGGCTCGAGGTGCCTTACATCAACGCACCCGCCGACCTCGGCGCGCTGGCAGCCGGCATCCGTTCGGTAGACGCTGGCGACGGCCGCTCACTACACATCGTGCCCGGCGTGCGCGATGTCACTGGCCCTGACGTGATGCGCGGAGAGGAGACCCAGGTATTCGGCGCACTACCCAGCGATGCCACCGGCGAACGCACACTGGTGCTACCTGGCACGCACAGCAAGTGGGTAACGACGCACGACGGCCGCATCACCCACATCACGACGCTGATGACGGGCGAACTATTCGCTCTATTGCGCCACCACTCCATCCTCAGCGCAGTCGTGTCCGACGGCGAGAACAGCGACATCGATACCGAAGCCTTCGACGCCGGTGTGCGTGCCGCCCGCGACAGCGGCGAAGCCGGCGCACTGTTGCGCCTCTTCTCCGCGCGCACACTGGTACTGGATGGACAACTCTCGCCAACCTCGGTGCCGTCGTACCTGTCCGGCCTGATGATCGGCGAGGAATGGCGCATTGCCTCCACGCAAGGTTGGCTGCACGCGGACGCACCACCACTGCTGGTCGGCGACACGGCACAGCGCACGCTTTACCACCGCGCCGCCGCCCTGTTCGGCATCCACCCTATCGACGCGGCGGACGACGCCGCCGCACGCGGCCTGTGGCGCCTGGCTATCGCCGCAAGACTGCTCGAACCCGATACATCTCTTGCAGGAATTTCTCACTGA
- a CDS encoding FadR/GntR family transcriptional regulator → MTKHSSPPSSVRARRARAATTPTRSLHGHVVHELGQRIIGGSLKPGELLPREELLAEQLEVSRTALREGMKVLSAKGLVESRTKVGTRVRDARSWQQLDADVLAWRCELMPTEDFVRKLAEMREVIEPGAAVAAAKQRTYEQLQQIDEAYAAMEAAVDLEAWAVADLAFHEAVLNATNNELMISLFTVIENALGTFFVLSARTAKNFKSALPAHRKVLEAIRRSDPEAARLAMLGVVEESRANMQKGRSAES, encoded by the coding sequence ATGACCAAACACTCCAGCCCACCCTCCTCCGTACGTGCACGCCGAGCACGGGCTGCAACCACGCCCACTCGCAGCCTGCACGGCCATGTGGTTCACGAACTCGGTCAACGCATCATTGGTGGCAGCCTCAAGCCCGGCGAACTACTCCCTCGCGAGGAACTGCTCGCCGAGCAGCTTGAGGTGAGTCGCACAGCGCTGCGCGAGGGGATGAAAGTGCTCTCCGCGAAGGGGCTGGTTGAATCGCGCACCAAGGTTGGCACCCGCGTGCGCGACGCACGCTCCTGGCAGCAGCTCGACGCCGACGTGCTGGCATGGCGCTGCGAACTGATGCCCACCGAAGACTTCGTGCGCAAGCTGGCAGAGATGCGCGAGGTGATCGAACCGGGTGCCGCCGTTGCTGCCGCAAAACAGCGCACCTACGAACAATTGCAGCAGATCGACGAGGCCTACGCGGCCATGGAAGCCGCCGTCGACCTGGAGGCCTGGGCGGTCGCCGATCTTGCTTTCCATGAGGCCGTACTCAATGCCACCAACAACGAGCTGATGATTTCGCTGTTCACGGTGATCGAGAACGCACTTGGCACATTCTTTGTGCTGTCCGCGCGTACCGCCAAGAACTTCAAGTCCGCACTGCCCGCCCACCGCAAGGTGCTCGAAGCGATTCGTCGCAGCGACCCAGAGGCGGCCCGCCTCGCCATGCTTGGCGTGGTGGAGGAGTCGCGCGCCAACATGCAGAAGGGCCGCTCGGCAGAGAGCTGA
- a CDS encoding TonB-dependent receptor translates to MQTKKLTVGIRNALLCAFGAACGLGVNDLYAQVATSAAAPAPAPATSAAQDGGAAATDAQKNATNLNAVQVTGQLESLLRAQETKRDDIGVVDSVSAAEAGQFPDQNVADALQRVPGVSVNRSGGESSQITVRGFGPQFVNVLVNGRDMASSSTDRAFDFDVLPVELLQQAVVYKTGMANLDEGGIGGTVNLVTAQPMDFNGFHASASAGGMNDTSAGGKVTPKVSGIIGNTNADHTFGWLVSAVYYKRDHETQSVDTSGWMHMGFPWVNPNYTDVYLPQSLQGSVTHEKRTRQALSGAIDWKPIDDLTVKVDGLYSEYKVDYGYNAFGLYTNPYVIDSITPGANNTAQSFSENATGGMSNDYIKESNPRDSKNMQFGLNLNYQIDKDTQIDLDSSVSRAWNKQSANGYFVVVGTRNIGVNPAWTNNGDSLLPSYTDFLSPTDVNDLHAHVTNEGTQSPNVSNGIFANRLHLSHTFQEGVLSRLDFGLEQSSQTKTMDTYNTPNSFGCAEYCGYVATIPASAIGAHVANFGSLVGGVSPGFPSQWVDYDVNKLFAYLATPAAYNQLPNADAFKAQLDANGGSFGAIPDPQKYSRIHELVRAAYAMGTLDGNMGEMPWELNLGLRYTKTDTTSEAYSVPLVSLVVNPNDPTNAIPTYGSISPISAHGSYSN, encoded by the coding sequence ATGCAGACGAAGAAGCTCACGGTGGGCATCCGCAATGCGTTGTTGTGCGCGTTCGGCGCCGCATGCGGGTTGGGGGTGAACGATCTTTACGCGCAGGTCGCGACGTCCGCTGCGGCGCCTGCGCCTGCGCCAGCGACATCGGCCGCGCAGGATGGGGGCGCTGCCGCCACTGATGCGCAAAAGAACGCAACCAATCTCAATGCCGTGCAGGTGACCGGTCAGCTGGAGTCGCTGCTGCGCGCGCAAGAAACCAAGCGCGATGACATCGGCGTGGTCGATTCGGTGTCCGCTGCGGAAGCGGGCCAGTTCCCTGACCAGAATGTTGCCGATGCATTGCAGCGCGTACCGGGTGTGTCGGTGAATCGCAGTGGAGGCGAATCCTCCCAGATCACTGTGCGCGGCTTTGGCCCGCAATTCGTCAACGTGCTGGTGAATGGGCGTGACATGGCCTCATCCTCAACCGACCGCGCGTTCGATTTCGACGTGCTGCCGGTGGAGTTATTGCAGCAGGCGGTGGTCTACAAGACCGGCATGGCCAACCTCGACGAGGGCGGCATCGGTGGCACCGTCAATCTGGTGACTGCGCAGCCCATGGATTTCAACGGCTTCCACGCCTCTGCGAGCGCGGGTGGCATGAACGACACCTCGGCTGGCGGCAAGGTCACGCCCAAGGTGTCGGGCATCATTGGCAATACCAACGCCGACCATACCTTCGGTTGGCTGGTCTCGGCGGTTTACTACAAGCGCGACCACGAGACCCAGTCGGTGGATACCTCCGGCTGGATGCATATGGGCTTCCCGTGGGTAAATCCGAACTACACGGACGTCTATCTTCCGCAGAGCCTGCAAGGCTCGGTCACTCACGAGAAGCGCACTCGCCAGGCGCTCAGTGGTGCGATCGACTGGAAGCCTATCGACGACCTCACTGTGAAAGTGGATGGCTTGTACTCCGAGTACAAGGTGGACTACGGCTACAACGCTTTCGGCCTGTATACCAATCCGTATGTGATCGACTCCATCACTCCGGGCGCAAACAACACCGCGCAATCCTTCAGCGAGAACGCGACGGGCGGCATGTCAAACGACTACATCAAGGAGTCCAATCCACGTGACTCCAAGAACATGCAGTTTGGCCTCAATCTGAACTACCAGATCGACAAGGACACGCAAATCGATCTTGATTCCTCGGTTTCGCGCGCCTGGAACAAGCAATCGGCGAACGGTTACTTCGTGGTGGTGGGTACGCGCAACATCGGCGTCAATCCGGCTTGGACCAATAACGGCGACAGCCTGTTACCCAGCTACACCGATTTTCTCTCGCCCACCGACGTCAATGATCTGCATGCACACGTGACCAACGAGGGTACGCAGAGCCCGAATGTGAGCAACGGCATTTTTGCGAACCGACTGCACCTTTCGCACACGTTCCAGGAAGGCGTGCTGTCCCGGTTGGACTTTGGTCTGGAGCAGTCGTCCCAAACCAAGACGATGGATACCTACAACACGCCCAACAGTTTCGGCTGTGCGGAATATTGTGGTTACGTAGCGACCATCCCTGCTTCAGCGATCGGCGCGCACGTGGCGAATTTCGGCTCGCTGGTCGGCGGCGTCTCGCCGGGCTTCCCGTCGCAGTGGGTCGACTATGACGTCAACAAGCTGTTCGCTTATCTCGCCACGCCTGCCGCGTACAATCAGCTGCCGAACGCCGACGCTTTCAAAGCGCAGTTGGACGCCAATGGCGGCAGCTTTGGTGCAATCCCCGATCCACAGAAGTACAGCCGCATCCACGAACTGGTGCGCGCGGCCTACGCGATGGGTACGCTCGACGGCAACATGGGCGAGATGCCGTGGGAATTGAACCTGGGCCTGCGCTATACCAAGACCGATACGACCTCAGAGGCCTATTCGGTACCGCTGGTGTCGCTGGTAGTAAATCCCAATGACCCGACCAATGCGATCCCGACCTACGGCTCGATATCGCCGATCAGCGCACACGGTAGCTACAGCAACTGA